In Capsicum annuum cultivar UCD-10X-F1 chromosome 7, UCD10Xv1.1, whole genome shotgun sequence, one genomic interval encodes:
- the LOC107878342 gene encoding probable aminotransferase TAT2: MENGTSTTTRKWNFKENEKLVSVSEHTVRSVLNKLSSCIDPDDTRPVIPLGHGDPSAFSCFRTTPIAEDAISDAVRSAKFNGYSSTVGILPARSAVAEYLSQDLPYKLSPDDIYLTSGCGQAIEVLLNALARPNANILLPTPGFPYYEVWAGFTQIEMRHFNLLPEKEWEVDLNEVESLADENTVAMVIINPGNPCGNVYTEQHLKKVAEMARKLGILVISDEVYAHLTFGSKPFVPMGIFGSVAPVVTLGSISKRWIVPGWRLGWLVTNDPNGILKEHGVIDSILGYLNITCDPATFIQGAIPQILQKTKDVFFSKIVNMLREDADIVYDRIKDIPCITCPSKPEGSMFVMVKLHLNLLKDIEDDLDFCFKLAKEESLMILPGVAVGLKNWLRITFACEPSCLEDGFQRLNAFYQRHAKKH, encoded by the exons ATGGAGAATGGTACATCTACAACAACAAGAAAATGGAATTTCAAAGAGAACGAAAAGCTGGTGAGTGTATCGGAACATACAGTAAGAAGTGTTCTTAATAAGTTGAGCTCTTGCATTGACCCTGATGATACTCGACCTGTTATCCCTCTTGGACATGGTGATCCTTCTGCTTTCTCCTGTTTTCGGACTACTCCGATTGCTGAAGATGCAATTTCTGATGCTGTTCGCTCTGCTAAATTTAATGGTTATTCATCCACTGTAGGCATCCTTCCTGCTAGAAG tgCTGTAGCGGAATACCTTTCTCAAGATCTCCCATATAAGTTGTCCCCTGATGATATTTACTTGACAAGTGGATGTGGTCAAGCAATTGAAGTACTTCTGAATGCTCTTGCACGTCCAAACGCAAATATTCTACTTCCAACTCCCGGATTCCCTTACTATGAAGTGTGGGCTGGATTTACTCAGATCGAAATGCGTCACTTTAACCTTCTCCCAGAGAAGGAGTGGGAGGTGGACCTTAATGAGGTCGAGTCTTTGGCCGATGAAAATACCGTGGCTATGGTCATTATTAATCCTGGGAATCCTTGTGGCAATGTCTACACAGAACAACACTTGAAGAAG GTGGCAGAGATGGCAAGAAAGCTTGGAATTTTAGTTATTTCTGATGAAGTTTAtgctcatctcacttttggaagtaaACCCTTTGTGCCTATGGGAATCTTTGGATCGGTTGCCCCTGTTGTTACACTCGGATCCATATCAAAGAGATGGATTGTCCCTGGTTGGCGGCTTGGTTGGCTTGTTACAAATGATCCAAACGGCATACTAAAAGAACATGGG GTCATAGATTCCATCCTCGGGTATCTCAATATAACTTGTGACCCTGCAACCTTTATTCAG GGGGCAATTCCTCAGATCCTTCAGAAAACAAAAgatgttttcttctccaaaatagTAAATATGTTAAGAGAAGATGCAGACATCGTTTATGACAGAATCAAGGATATTCCTTGCATCACTTGTCCAAGTAAACCTGAAGGATCTATGTTTGTGATG GTCAAGCTTCATTTGAACCTTCTAAAAGACATCGAAGATGACTTGGACTTCTGTTTCAAGCTGGCTAAGGAAGaatctttgatgattttacctg GTGTTGCTGTGGGACTAAAGAATTGGCTCAGGATCACCTTTGCATGTGAGCCATCATGTCTAGAAGATGGTTTTCAGAGACTAAATGCCTTCTATCAAAGGCATGCCAAAAAACATTAA